The Fusobacterium periodonticum 1_1_41FAA genomic sequence CTCACAAACTCCATTATTTTGAAGGCATCACTATTATCTAAGCCTTGATCTATTAAATAGTTCATAATGTCATCTCTCACTGTTATTATTTGTGAAAGAGTTGCTTGGCCATTTCTTACAAACTCTTGAGCATTATTAAGCCAAACGTTTGTACCATGTGAAAGTCCTGATATTCTTACAAGCTCTGCAAAAGTTGTAGGCCTTGTATCTATTAGCATTTGTCTAACAAAACCTGTACCAAACTCAGGTATCCCATAAGTTCCTATTTCTGTTCCTATTTCTTCAGGACTTACTCCTAGTGATTCAGTTGATGAGAATATTTTTAAAGTATCCTTATCAGCAAGTGGAATATCCTTAATTTCCATATTAGTATATTCTTGTAAAAGCTTTATAGTTGTAGGGTCATCATGTCCTAGTATATCAAGTTTTACTAGCTGTTCGTCCATTACGTGATAATCATAATGGGTTGTCGTAGATTCACTTGTTTCATCATTAGCTGGTCTTTGTACAGGACAGAATTCATAGATAGAATTTCCTTGAGGAACTATTACCATTCCTCCTGGGTGTTGACCTGTTGTTTTCTTTGCACCTTGACAAAGTCTACCTAATCTAACAATTTCTGCTTTAGCTGCTTCCAAATTATTTTTTTCAAAATATTTTATGACATAGGCCTCAGCATTTTTTTCTGCCAATGTTGATATAGTTCCTGCTTTAAATACATTCTCTTTACCAAAAAGTTCTTCACAATATCTATGAATTTCAGATTGATATTCTCCTGAGAAGTTCAAGTCAATATCAGGGACTTTATCTCCTTTAAATCCCATAAATACTTCAAACGGTATTGAGTATCCATCTTTTCTAAGTGGAGCACCACAGTTAGGACATATTTTATCAGGTAAATCTATACCTACTCCTTCTTTTTCAATAAACTCTGAATGTTTACACTCAGGATTATCACAAATATAGTGAGGATATAGAGCATTAACTTCTGTTATTCCCATCATAAAAGCTACAAGTGAAGATCCAACTGAACCTCTTGATCCAACTAGATAACCATTATCCAAAGATTTCTTAACTAATTTTTGAGCTGATAGATACAGAACTGAGAAACCATTGTTTATAATGGCATTTAATTCTCTTTCTAGTCTTGCTGATACTATATTAGGTAAAGGATCTCCATATATTCTATATGCCTTTTCATAAGTCATAGTTCTAACTATTTCTTCGGCATTATCCATTTTTGGTGGATAGAATCCTTCTGGTATAGGTTTTATACCTTCTTCTACCATATCAGCTATTTTATTTGTGTTAGTTATAATAACTTCTTTGGCCTCTTGTTCGCCTAAGTAACTAAATTCTTTTAGCATTTCATCTGTTGTTCTAAAGTAAAAACCATTATTTACTCTATATTGATTTGGACTGTATACTGTTCCACTACCAAATAGTAAAATTGATCTTATTATATCTTCATTTTCATCTAAATAATGAACATTAGAGCTTGCTGTTACTAAAATTCCAAGTCTTTTACCTAAGTCATAAAAATATTTATTCATCTTTTCAACATCATCATAAGATACTAAAGAACCTGTTCCTTCTTTTTCTATAAGCTCATTATAAGTTGATTTGGGTAATAATTCTATGTAGTCATAAAATTTTGCTGTTTCTTCTAGTTTTTCTAAGTCATGTCTTAAATATAATTCTACAAGCTCTCCTGAATTCATAAAATGTGCACTCAAAGAACTTCCGACTATAAGTCCTTCTCTATTTTCTTTTAATACTGACTTAGGAATTCTTGCTTTTTTGTTTCCGAAGTATTTTATATGTCCTTTAGAAACTAATTTGTACATATTTTTTAAGCCTTCTTGAGTTTTAACTTGCACCATAATATTTTTTAAAGATTGCTTTTTAACATTAACTTCAAAACCTTTATTTATATCTTTAAGGTATTCTATACCTTTTTCTTTATATTTTTCTAAGAATATAATAAACATATTGGCTGTTGCTTGTGAGTCGTCAACTGCTCTATGGTGTTTTTCAAGAGCAAGTCCTAAAGCCTTATTCAAGTCCCCTAGACCATATTTTTTGAAATCTGGGAACAAGTCTCTTGCCATTTGTAAGGTATCAATGACAGAGCATTCCAAATCTATATTCAAATACTCTTTTATATCTCTTTTTATAAATCCCATATCAAAAGGTGCATTATGAGCAACTAAAACTGCATCTCCAATAAATTCTACAAACTTTCCTATCACTTCATCTATTTTAGGTTGATTTGCAACTTGTTCATTTGTAATACTAGTGATTTCAGTAATATGATACGGAATAGATATTCCTGGATTGATAAGTTGCGAGTATCTATCAATTATTCTTCCAGCTTTTATTTTTACAGCACCTATTTCTATTATTTTATTAGTATGAGAGTTTAATCCTGTAGTTTCTATATCAAATACTACGAATTCTTCTTCATCTATTTTTTTATCTTTAGGATTTGTAATCATAAGTGCTTCATCATCTATCATATACATTTCACAACCAAAGATAACTTTCATTTTATTGTCATCTTTTGAAAGCTTCTTCCCTGTCTTATAGGCTGCTGGATAAGAGTGGACAACAGAATAATCTGTGATAGCTATAGCCTTATGTCCATATTCTTTGGCTCTTTTTATAAGATCTTCAACATCAGTTACTCCAACCATTTCACTCATTTTTGTATGTGTATGTAGCTCAACCATTTTTTCTTCTGCTGTATCTTCTTTTTTAATAACTTCTTTTTCAATGATATTTACTGTATTTATCATTAAAGTCTTTTCATTTCCAGCATAGGTATCCATTTGAACTTTTCCACTAAGTTTTAAAATCTTTCCTTCTGAAATATCTAGATTATCATTTTCATCTAAGAATATTTTAGAAGTAAGAGAACTTTCTCCATCAGTAATTCTTATAGTTTTTAAAGTTTTTCCACTTTTTAATACCATGCCTTCTATAGAGAATATTTCTCCTTGAACTATACAAGGTTCTCCATCATATAGGTCATAGAAATCTTTTATAGATATAACATCACCTTTTATATCTTTAGTTTTTGAACCTCTTTTAAAATCATTTTTAGCTTTATACACTTGAGTTTCTGTCACAGAATTTTCTTTTATAATCTTTTCTCTTTCAGAACTTATAATATTTTGTTGTTTTTCCATATCAGCTTTTATTTTTTCTTCAACATTTGAAAACTCTTTTGAAAAATCTCCTACAGAAAACATAATCTTATAGTCTTTTAAACCATATTCTGCTAAAATACTTTCTATTTTTGAAGAAATCTTAACTTCTTCTAACATAAACTTTATATGTTCATCATTAAGTTCTATAATTATATAATTATTTTTAACATATACCTTGTAAAAACACAAAAAGGACTTAGAGGTTGTATTCCTAGATTTCAACCTTTCTATAGCCCTAATTGCAATTGTTTTTATTTCTTCATCTTCTAATTTTAATTCTTTGTTTTCTGTTACAAACTCTATCTCTATTTCTCTACCAAATTTTGAAAGAACATCTTTATATATAGTATCGATATCATCTATACAACCCATACAAGATACTGAACAATTGAAAGTTATCCTCTTAGTCCTTGTGTTTAAGAGGATATTTTTAATCTCTATACTTTTTACACCTAATTTTTCAAAAACTTCCATATTAGGTTCTATCATAATTTGCCTATTATTCATATCTATTCTCCAAAGCTCATATTATAAATTAGTTTATCTCTCTCCAAATAATCTATCTAAAATTATTGCAACAGCTGCTCTAACTGATAAGTGATTATATTTTGAATTAGCTCTAATTGGTTCTAATATATGATCAGACATAGCCATAACTTCATCAGTTAAGCCCCAACCTGTTCCAAAAAGTAAAAGGTAAGGTTTATCATCTTCAAATATTTGTTTAGATAAATTTTCATAACTTATACTGTTATCAAATATTCTAGCTGATGTTGTTATAATTAAAGGCTTTTGTCCTTCAATTCTTTCAATTTCTTCCACAACTGCCTCTATACTTTCTGCAACATCTGTCACTCTGAAAGCTTGTTCTCTGTCTTTGTTATATTGACCACCTGTACCATCTTGCCAATATCCTATTATTCTTTCTGTCAATTTTTTTTGTGCATCAACAGGAACAACCAATCTATATCCTTTTATTTCATAAGTTCCACAAGATCTTGATATATCATGGATATCAAAATTTGTTACAGAAGTACAAACAATATCTTTATTTCTATTGTAAACTGGATAGTGAACTAAACTTAAATAAACTTTATTTCTCATTGTATACTTTACACTTCCTCTTTTTTTATCTCTTCTTTAATTTCATCTAATAGTTTTTTCTCTAACTTAGTTAATTCTCTTTTTTCAATCAGATCTCTTCTTCTTAAATAAGTTCTTTTTAAACTTTCTTTTAATCTCCACTCATCTATTTTTTTATGATTTCCTGATATCAGTACCTCAGGTACTCTTAAACCTTTATATTCAGCTGGTCTTGTGTAATGTGGATAATCTAAAAGTCCATTGTAGAAAGAATCATTTTCATAAGAATCCTTCTTTATTACATCTGGTAAAAGCCTTATAATAGTATCAGAAATAACCATAGCTGGAAGTTCTCCACCTGTTAATACAAAGTCACCTATGGATAATTCCATATCTACCTTATTTTCAACTACTCTTTCATCTATACCTTCATAGTGCCCTGCTATTATAGTTAACTCTTCTTCTTTAGCAAGTTCTTTTGCTATCTCCTGATTAAAAGTTTTTCCTTGTGGAGATGTATAGATAACTTTTCCTGAAAGATTTTCTAGTGCTAAAAATAGTGGCTCTGGCTTCATAACCATTCCGTTTCCACCACCAAAAGGCATGTCATCAGCTTGTTTATGTTTGTCAAAACAATAGTCTCTAATATCAATAATATTTACTTCCACTGCTCCAAATTTTATTGCCCTTGAAATGATACTCTCACTCACAAAGCCTTCAAACATCTTTGGAAATAATGTTAAAATATTTATTTTCATTTCTTTACCTTAGGTTCTTTCATACCTTCTATGGTATCAACTAACATTTTTTTGTTTTCAAAATCAATATTTTTAATAAATACATCTACATCAGGTATCATAGTTTCAAAGTCTTCACTTTCTATAACATAAATATCATGTGCTGCTGTATCCATAATTTCAGTTATTTCCCCTAGATACTCATCACCCTTTACATCATAGACTTTAAAACCTAACATATCACTTACTAAATGTTCGTCTTCTCCAATTCCAACTATATCTCTTCTAACCTTTATAGCTGCATTTCTAATTTCAATAGTATCTTGTTTGTTTTTTATCTCTTCAAAAGTAAAAATCCATTTATTCGCAACAAGAGGTGCTATCTTTTTTACAGTCAATAGTTTTTGTTGCTTATCTTCCAATTCCAAAATAACTTTATTTCCAACTAACATTTCTATATTTTGTAAATCAGAAATTACTTTGACTTCTCCTTTTAAATGATGAGAACCTAAAACTTTTCCCGCAACAATCATACTGACTCCTAATCTAAAAATTCAACACTTACATTAAGTTTATCTTTTACTCCAGCTGCCTGCATAACTCCTCTGATTGCATTAGCTGTAAGTCCATTTTTCCCTATTATTTTTCCCATTTCTCCTTTAGCAACACTAACTTTGAATGTTACATCTGAATCTAAAACTTCATAAGTTATATTCACTTTATCTTCTGTTTCTACTAATTGTTTAATAATAAAATTTAATAAACTTTCTAAATTTTCCATTTTTCCTCCGTTATAGAGTCCCTTTCCAAGCACCCTCTTCAATAATTTTCAAATCTACCCATCTATTTCCTAAATCAATTAATACTTCTCTCATCATGTCTTTATAATCATCTGTTGAAATAACACTTATGATACCATTAGTTGAATCAAGAGTTCTTACAACTCCTGCTCCTTCATAGGCTTCCACTATTTTATTGATAAAGTCTATATCTTCTTTTTTACTTTGTATTATAAATTCATAACTTTTTTTCATCAACATTTAACCTCATCTACCTTCAAAAATATCTATAAGTTCAATAAATTTATCTATTGATATATTTTCTGCTCTTTCATTTTCAGATATTTCAACTTGATTTAATATTTCTTTTATCTTATCCTTTGAATATCCCAATGTTGCTAGATTATTTACGATATTTTTTCTCTTATTTGAAAAAGCTGCCTTTATATATTTAAAGAATAAATCTTCTGAAATCTTGTTTTTGTATCTATCATCTTTATAGAATTTTATTGAGATAAAAGCTGAATCAACATTTGGAACAGGATTAAAAAATTCTCTTGGGATAGTGAACAGATAGTCTGCTTCTCCATAATATTCAACTGCAAGAGTTAAAATAGATCTTTCTTTTCCTGCTTTTGCACAAATTCTTTCTCCAACTTCCTTTTGAACCATAATATATGCTTCATCTATTAGTTCTTTATTCTCTATAAGTTTATTGATAATTGGTGATGTTATGTAATAAGGTATATTTGCAACAACCTTAGTCCCTTTATTTAGATATTTAGTCAAGTCTACTTCCAAAACATCTCCCATTACAAGAGTGTAGTTCTCTTTTGAAGAAAACTTTTTTCTAAGACCTGCTTCTAAGTCCTTATCTATCTCAACACAAGTTAATTTTTTAGCTCTTTCAACTAATAGGTTTGTCAAAGCCCCTTGCCCTGGTCCTATTTCTAAAATCTCGTCATTTTCATCAATATTAGAAACTTCTATTATTTGATTTAAGATTTCATCTTTATTATTTAAAAAGTTTTGACCATACTTCTTTTTATGTTTAAAGTCCATTTCTGGCTCCTATTCAAAAACTACAACAGCTATATATGGTAAATTTCTATACTTTTGATCATAGTCAAGTCCATAACCAATTACAAATTTATCTGGAACATCAAAACCTACATAATCAATGTCTATGTTTACCTTTCTTCTTTCAGGCTTACTCAATAAAGTACAAGTTTTAAGAGTTTTTACTCCTTTTGATTCTTTAAAATATCTTATAACATGTTCTAAAGTTAAACCTGTATCTATTATATCTTCAACGATTAAAACATGTTTTCCTCTTAAGTCTAAATCAGTATCTTTTAAAATTTTAACATCTCCACTACTTACAGTTTCACTTCCATAACTAGATACAGACATAAAATCTATTATAACTGGTGAATTTATTTCCTTTACTAAATCACTTAAAAAAACTACTGATCCTTTCAATAGTCCCACACAGTAAACTTCTTCTCCAGCATAGTCTTTTTCTATTTGCTTAGCTAATTCCTTAATTCTATTTTCAACAGTCTTTCTATCAATCAAATTTTCAATTCTATAGTTCACTGAAAATCCTCCCCTAAATAATTTATACTTTAATAATAGATTTTACCATTTTAACGAAATTTTATCAAGATATAGAAGTTCACTTTTAAAAAGTCTTTGGAAAAAATATCATTTTATTCTATGTACATATTTTATATATACTTTCAGTTTCAAATAAAAGATGAGATAATTCTGTATCAAATGAATAACTATCAATTAATGGATAAGTATAACTAGGCATATATTCATTTTTATCTAGTACCTCCATCATTATCTTTATTTGTCTCTTTGCTTCCCTTAAAATAGCTCTTGGAACCTCATCAAAATTTCTCATTTCTATGTCATAAGGAGTTAATTTTGGCTCTGGCTTTGCTAATTCTTCATCTATTTTATCCAATGTTTTTTGACATTGTTGTATAACTTTTTCTAAATTTTTCTTTCTTTTACTCATTTTACCCCACCTTATTTTCATTTTCTCTACCTCATTTTGTAAATTTCATAAAAAATATTCTTTTTACTATTAGAGTAACATTTATAACAGAAAAAAGCAATTTTTTTAAAATAAAAAAGAGAATTTTCAAGCTATTAATTCTCAAAAATTCTCTTAACTTTTTATTCTTATTTTTTAGGTGGTAAAATTTCTATCCAATATCCATCAGGATCAGTTATAAAATATATACCCATTTTTTCATTTACAAAAACGACACAACCCATTTCTGTATGTTTTTTGAATGCTCCTTCGTAGTCATCTACTTCAAAAGCTAAATGGAATTCTTCATCACCTAAATCATATTTTTCTGTTCTATCTGCAAGCCAAGTTAATTCTAGTTGAAAGTTTGTTATTCCATCTCCTAGATAAACTATTTTATAGCTTCCATCTTCTGCAAATTTTTCTCTTTCAACTTTTAGTCCAAGAGCTTCTTCATAGAATTTTATACTCTTTTCTAAATCTAAAACATTAAAGTTTTCATGTAAAAAGTGAAATTTCATATTTTCCTCCTAGTTAGTTTTAGCATCTATCATAGCTGAAGAAATTTTTATTCTTTTTTGAATTTTTTGCTTTTCTTCTTCTGTCAGATCAAGCTCTAATTCTTTTTTTAACTTCTCAAGTTCTAATTGCTCATTTTCAATGTTAATTTCATCTAATGGAAATATTTCATCTGCAATTATTGTTGCTTGGTTATTAGAAATTTCTAAAAAACCACCTGTTAAAAAATAAACATCTCTTCTATCTTTTGAAGGACTTTCAATTTCCATCTTTCCTGCTGATAGTTCAGCAACTAAAGGAGCATGATTAGGCATTATACCTATATCTCCTTCTGAAGTTCTAAGTCTTAGATATCCTGCTTCTTGTTCTAATACTTTTTTAATCTGTGTTACAACACTTACCAACATAACTTCCTCCTTATTTTACTAAATCTTTTGATTTAGCAACGGCTTCTTCTATTGTACCAACATATAGAAATGCTTGTTCAGGAATATCATCATGTTTTCCTTCTAATATTTCTCTAAATCCTCTGATTGTTTCTTTTACAGGAACATATTTTCCTTCCATTCCTGTAAATTGTTCTGCAACAGAGAAAGGTTGTGAGAAAAATCTTTCAATTTTTCTAGCTCTTGATACTGTAAGTTTATCTTCATCAGATAATTCATCCATACCTAAGATAGCTATGATATCTTGTAACTCTTTATATCTTTGTAAAACTTCTTGCACTTTTCTTGCAATTTCATAGTGTTCTCTTCCAACTATATCTTCTGATAGAGCCTTAGATGTTGAATCTAATGGGTCGACAGCTGGATATATTCCAAGAGATGCTATATTTCTTGAAAGAACTGTTGTTGCATCCAAGTGAGAGAAAGTTGTAGCTGGTGCTGGGTCAGTCAAGTCATCAGCTGGTACATAAACAGCTTGAACTGATGTGATAGAACCAGATTTTGTTGATGTAATTCTTTCTTGTAAAGCCCCCATTTCTGTTGCCAAGTTTGGTTGGTAACCAACGGCTGAAGGTATTCTTCCAAGTAAAGCTGATACTTCAGATCCTGCTTGTGTAAATCTGAATATATTATCTATAAATAGAAGTACATCTTGTCCATCTTTATCTCTAAAGTTTTCTGCAACTGTAAGTCCTGTTAAAGCAACTCTTAATCTTGCTCCAGGTGGCTCATTCATTTGTCCATAAACAAGAGCTGTCTTTGTAATAACTCCTGACTCAGTCATTTCATTGTACAAGTCTCTTCCTTCTCTCGTTCTTTCTCCAACTCCTGCAAACACAGAAATTCCTCCGTGTCCCTTAGCAATGTTGTTGATAAGTTCCATTATTAAAACTGTCTTACCTACTCCTGCTCCTCCGAATAGACCTATTTTTCCACCTTTTATATATGGTGCTAATAAATCTATAACTTTGATTCCAGTTTCGAATATTTCAGTTTCAGTTTCTAAGTCATCAAACTCAGGTGCTTCTCTATGGATAGGTAAAACTGTTTCAGCATTTACAGGCCCTTGATTGTCAACAGGCTCTCCTAAAACGTTTAATATTCTTCCTAGAACAGCTTTTCCAACTGGTACTGTAATTGGTTTCCCTGTATCTATAACTTCCATTCCTCTTTTTAAACCATCTGTTGAGTCCATGGCAACTGTTCTTACAACATTGTTCCCAAGGTGTTGCTCAACTTCAAGCACAAGTTCTTTGTCTTCTAATTTTACTTTTAAAGCATTATATATTGCAGGCAATTCATCTTTAAAAGCAACGTCTACAACAGCACTTATAATTTGTGTTATAGTTCCTCTATTCACCTATTATTGCCTCCTTACTTTTATTATTTTCTGACTTTATAAAAATTAAGATAAATCTAATTGAGTTTTTCTTGAAAATAATTTTAAATAACTTTTAATAAAACTGCTGCGATGTCCATTATTGTTGAGTGAGCCTTTGTGGAGCTCACGAGACACTAATGGCTATCAAGCAGTTGAATATAAAATTAACAAAATTAAATAATTTGTATTTCAAGAAAAACATTCATTTTATATTATTAATTTTATAAAGCAGATGCTCCTCCAACTATTTCTGTTATTTCTTGAGTAATAGCTGTTTGTCTATTTCTATTGTATTGGATATTCAATGTTTTTATCATTTCATCAGCATTATCTGTTGCACTACCCATTGAATTCTTTCTTGCCGAATGTTCACTAGCAGTATTATTTAAAATAGCTTGATATACTTGTAAATTGATAAATCTAGGTAATAGAGATGATAATATATATTCTGTGCTAGGTTCAAATATATATTCACTATTTACTTCGCCTTCCATTCTAGCTATTGGAATTATTTTTTCACAAGTTAAATCATATCTTAAAGCAGATATAAATTTATTGTATATTAAATAAACTTCATCATATTCATGATTTGCATATTTTAAAACAATATCTTCTGAAACATCTCTTGCAATTTTATTCATTTCTTCAGCAGAAAATTTTGAAAAAGATTCTGAGAAATCGTAATTTCTTTTTGTAGCAAAATCTATAGCTTTTCTTCCGAAAGGAATGATAGATATTTTCTTACCTTCATTTTGTTTAACTAACTTTTCTAGTTCTTTTAAAGTTGAACTGTTAAAGCTTCCACAAAGTCCTCTATCAGAAGTTATAACTATTATAGCTATACTTTTTACTTCTTCTCTTCCATCAAAAAGTGGGTGTCTTTCATTTTTAGTTCCCGCTGCTATATGAGATAGAATTTTTCTCATACTTTCTTCATATGGTCTTGATTCTGAAACTAATTTAGAATATTTTTTAAATTTAGTTGTAGAAACAATTTCCATAGCATTAGTAATTTGACGGGTAGATTGAACAGATTTGATTCTACTTTTTATTTCTTTCATTCCAGGCATAATTTTACTCCTTAATTAAAAGACTTTTTAAAGTTTGCAATACTTTCCTTCAATCTTTCTTCTAAATCTTTATCTAAAGCTTTCTTGTCAGCTATTTCAGTTAAAATATCTGTGTTTCCTTTTAGATATTCTAATAATTCTTTTTCAAATCTTCTTACTTTTGAAATTTCTATATCATCTAAGTGACCATTGATTACAGTATAGAAAGATACAACTTGTTTTTCAACAGTATATGGGTGATATTGAGGTTGTTTCAATATTTCCATTATTCTGTGCCCTCTTTCTAATTGTGCTTTTGTAGCTTTATCAAGGTCTGATCCAAATTGAGCGAAAGTTAAAAGCTCAGTATATTGAGCAAGATCTAATTTAACTTTTGATGCAACTTGTTTCATAGCTTTTATTTGTGCAGCTCCTCCAACTCTCGATACTGATATCCCTGCATTTATTGCTGGTCTAAATCCTGAGTTGAAAAGTTGAGATTCCAAGAATATTTGTCCGTCAGTTATTGATATTACATTAGTAGGAATATATGCAGAAACATCTCCTGCTTGAGTTTCTATAATTGGTAATGCAGTTATAGAACCTCCTCCTAATTCATCAGATAACTTAGCAGCTCTTTCAAGTAATCTTGAATGTAAATAGAATACGTCTCCTGGATAAGCCTCACGTCCAGGTGGTCTTCTAAGTAATAGTGACATTTCTCTGTAAGCAACGGCATGTTTAGATAAATCATCATAAATTATTAAAACATGTTCTCCCTTATCCATGAAGTATTCACCTATAGCTACTCCTGAGTAAGGTGCCATATATTGTAAAGGTGCTGCTTCAGAGGCAGTTGCTGCAACTATTGTTGTATATTCCATACAACCTAAGTCACTTAACTTCTTATATATTTGTGCAACAGTTGATCTTTTTTGTCCTATTGCAACATAAATACATTTTACATTTTGTCCTTTTTGGTTGATTATAGTATCGATAGCTATTGCAGTTTTTCCTGTTTGTCTATCTCCTATAATAAGTTCTCTTTGTCCTCTACCAATAGGAACCATTCCATCTATTGATTTAATTCCTGTTTGTAAAGGTTCTGATACTGGTTGTCTTGAAATAATTCCAGATGCCTTTCTTTCTATAGGCATGTATTTATCTGCAATTATTTCTCCCTTTCCATCTATAGGTTCTCCTAAAGAGTTTATTACTCTACCTAATAAGTTATCTCCAGCAGGTACAGATACAACTTTACCTGTTGCTCTAACTTCATCTCCTTCTTTTATTAAAGAAGCATTTCCAAGGATAACGGCTCCAACATTATCTTCTTCCAAGTTCAAAGCCATTCCCATTACTCCATGAGGAAATTCAAGAAGCTCTCCCGACATAACATTGCTTAAACCATAAATTCTCGCAATACCATCTCCTACTTCAAGAACAGTCCCAGAAGTTTTTATTTCTAAAGTTTTCTTATAGTTATCTATTTCTTTTTTAATAATAGAACTTACTTCTTCTGGTCTAATATTCAAATTGTTACACCTCCATTAAAGACCTTAACTCTTTTTCCAATTATCTAATTCTCTACGGATAGAACCGTCAATAATCTTATCACCTATTTTTATAATTCCACCACCTAGAATAGACTTGTCAACTTTTACTTCTAAGTTAATTTCTTTTCCAGTTTTTTGTGATAATTTATTGATTAATTTAGTTCTTTGTTCTTCAGATAATTCTTTAGTAAAAGTAGCTTTTACATCTAAAATTCTATTTTTTCTATAGTATATTTTTAGATATTCTGCAACAATATATTTTATACAGTTAATTCTACCTTTATCTAAAATATATAGTAAAATATTTAAGTTCTCACTGTTATCTTTACCAAAAATTTCAGTTAAAACTGCCTTTTTTTGTTCATTCTCAATTAAAGGATTTCTGATAAAATTTTTAAATTCTTTATCAGTTCTATATAGAACCATAGCCGAATTTAACATTTCATAAATTTCCTTAACTTGATTCTTCTCTTCAGCAATATCAAATATTGCCTTAGAATATCTTCTTCCTATTTGTGATTTAATCATTTATCTTCCCCTACCTCTGCTATGAATTTATCAATAAGTGAAGTTTCTTGATTATCATCTACCTTTTCTTTTATAATTTTTTCAGCTAGTTCTGCAGCTAAGTTTTTAACTTCTCTACCTAACTCATCTTTGGTATCATTTTTAATTTTTGTAACTTCTAACTCAGTGGCCCTTAAAATATTT encodes the following:
- the trmD gene encoding tRNA (guanosine(37)-N1)-methyltransferase TrmD: MKINILTLFPKMFEGFVSESIISRAIKFGAVEVNIIDIRDYCFDKHKQADDMPFGGGNGMVMKPEPLFLALENLSGKVIYTSPQGKTFNQEIAKELAKEEELTIIAGHYEGIDERVVENKVDMELSIGDFVLTGGELPAMVISDTIIRLLPDVIKKDSYENDSFYNGLLDYPHYTRPAEYKGLRVPEVLISGNHKKIDEWRLKESLKRTYLRRRDLIEKRELTKLEKKLLDEIKEEIKKEEV
- a CDS encoding KH domain-containing protein yields the protein MENLESLLNFIIKQLVETEDKVNITYEVLDSDVTFKVSVAKGEMGKIIGKNGLTANAIRGVMQAAGVKDKLNVSVEFLD
- the rimM gene encoding ribosome maturation factor RimM (Essential for efficient processing of 16S rRNA), with product MIVAGKVLGSHHLKGEVKVISDLQNIEMLVGNKVILELEDKQQKLLTVKKIAPLVANKWIFTFEEIKNKQDTIEIRNAAIKVRRDIVGIGEDEHLVSDMLGFKVYDVKGDEYLGEITEIMDTAAHDIYVIESEDFETMIPDVDVFIKNIDFENKKMLVDTIEGMKEPKVKK
- a CDS encoding DUF4911 domain-containing protein encodes the protein MKKSYEFIIQSKKEDIDFINKIVEAYEGAGVVRTLDSTNGIISVISTDDYKDMMREVLIDLGNRWVDLKIIEEGAWKGTL
- a CDS encoding RNA methyltransferase, producing the protein MRNKVYLSLVHYPVYNRNKDIVCTSVTNFDIHDISRSCGTYEIKGYRLVVPVDAQKKLTERIIGYWQDGTGGQYNKDREQAFRVTDVAESIEAVVEEIERIEGQKPLIITTSARIFDNSISYENLSKQIFEDDKPYLLLFGTGWGLTDEVMAMSDHILEPIRANSKYNHLSVRAAVAIILDRLFGER
- a CDS encoding PolC-type DNA polymerase III; amino-acid sequence: MNNRQIMIEPNMEVFEKLGVKSIEIKNILLNTRTKRITFNCSVSCMGCIDDIDTIYKDVLSKFGREIEIEFVTENKELKLEDEEIKTIAIRAIERLKSRNTTSKSFLCFYKVYVKNNYIIIELNDEHIKFMLEEVKISSKIESILAEYGLKDYKIMFSVGDFSKEFSNVEEKIKADMEKQQNIISSEREKIIKENSVTETQVYKAKNDFKRGSKTKDIKGDVISIKDFYDLYDGEPCIVQGEIFSIEGMVLKSGKTLKTIRITDGESSLTSKIFLDENDNLDISEGKILKLSGKVQMDTYAGNEKTLMINTVNIIEKEVIKKEDTAEEKMVELHTHTKMSEMVGVTDVEDLIKRAKEYGHKAIAITDYSVVHSYPAAYKTGKKLSKDDNKMKVIFGCEMYMIDDEALMITNPKDKKIDEEEFVVFDIETTGLNSHTNKIIEIGAVKIKAGRIIDRYSQLINPGISIPYHITEITSITNEQVANQPKIDEVIGKFVEFIGDAVLVAHNAPFDMGFIKRDIKEYLNIDLECSVIDTLQMARDLFPDFKKYGLGDLNKALGLALEKHHRAVDDSQATANMFIIFLEKYKEKGIEYLKDINKGFEVNVKKQSLKNIMVQVKTQEGLKNMYKLVSKGHIKYFGNKKARIPKSVLKENREGLIVGSSLSAHFMNSGELVELYLRHDLEKLEETAKFYDYIELLPKSTYNELIEKEGTGSLVSYDDVEKMNKYFYDLGKRLGILVTASSNVHYLDENEDIIRSILLFGSGTVYSPNQYRVNNGFYFRTTDEMLKEFSYLGEQEAKEVIITNTNKIADMVEEGIKPIPEGFYPPKMDNAEEIVRTMTYEKAYRIYGDPLPNIVSARLERELNAIINNGFSVLYLSAQKLVKKSLDNGYLVGSRGSVGSSLVAFMMGITEVNALYPHYICDNPECKHSEFIEKEGVGIDLPDKICPNCGAPLRKDGYSIPFEVFMGFKGDKVPDIDLNFSGEYQSEIHRYCEELFGKENVFKAGTISTLAEKNAEAYVIKYFEKNNLEAAKAEIVRLGRLCQGAKKTTGQHPGGMVIVPQGNSIYEFCPVQRPANDETSESTTTHYDYHVMDEQLVKLDILGHDDPTTIKLLQEYTNMEIKDIPLADKDTLKIFSSTESLGVSPEEIGTEIGTYGIPEFGTGFVRQMLIDTRPTTFAELVRISGLSHGTNVWLNNAQEFVRNGQATLSQIITVRDDIMNYLIDQGLDNSDAFKIMEFVRKGKPKKEPENWENYSNMMKEKNVPDWYIESCRRIEYMFPKGHAVAYVMMAMRIAYFKVHQPLAFYAAFLSRKADDFDMEVMSKGVLAKQKLEELSKESKLDPKKKNEQAICEIVVELEARGIELLPVDIYLSEGRKFKIEDGKIRIPLIGISGLGGAVIENILKEREETKFISVEDLKRRTKMSQTVANKLKSIGAFSSLSETNQISLF